A segment of the Bacillus pseudomycoides genome:
AACAAGTATTTTTGTTTGGATCGAAACAAAAGAGTTTATAGAAAACTAATATTTATTCATGAATATAAAGATTAAAAAATTTGAGGTAGATAGGACGGGAAAATGAAAAAGATTATTAAAGTTGAAGCGGTAGAAAAACATTTTGGAGGTCAAGTGATTATTCCACCTCTTTCTTTAGATATTAAAGAAGGAGAATTTTTAACAATTCTTGGACCAAGTGGATGTGGTAAAACCACTTTACTTCGCATGATTGCAGGCTTTGAAACTCCTACAAAAGGTAACCTCTTACTCGATGAGGAGAGAATCAATGATTTACCACCTTATAAGCGTCATATGAACTTAGTGTTCCAGCATTATGCATTGTTTCCACATATGACAGTTGAGAAAAATATTTGTTTCGGTATGAAGATGCAAAAAGTGTCAGTAGCGGAACAAACAGAGCGTGCGGAAGAAGCGATGCGTTTAACACAGCTTCTTGAATTCCGTAATCGTAAACCTGCAAAACTTTCCGGTGGACAACAACAGCGTGTTGCAATTGCAAGAGCAATCGTAAATAATCCGCGTGTGTTATTACTAGATGAACCACTTGGAGCACTTGACTTTAAGTTACGTAAAGATTTACAGCGTGAATTGAAGAATTTGCAGCGTAATTTAGGAATTACGTTCATTTATGTAACGCACGATCAAGAAGAGGCAATGAGTATGAGTGATCGTATTGTCGTTATGAATAAAGGGCACATCGAGCAAATTGGAACGCCTAAGGAAATTTATAATGAGCCGAAGACATTGTTTGTTGCGACATTTATTGGTGAAAATAATATTATTAAAAATGGGGAAAACTATGTAGCAGTTCGCCCTGAAAATGTGAAAGTACGTTCGGTTGAGCAACCGATTTTAAAAGAATACCATCTTGGACATATTGAAGATATCGAATTTGTTGGAAATATGGAGAAGCTGTATGTACGTGATGAAAAAACATCAGAATTATTAATGGCATACCAAACTGCAGAAGAAGCAGCGCAGTGGAGTATTGGAGATAATGTATACGTAGGCTGGGAGCAAGAGGATGAGGTGACCTTAAATTGAAAAAGGGGAAACTACTTGCATTACCTACAGTTACATGGTTACTAATCTTCTTTTTAATTCCGCTTGTATTCGTATTAGCATTCGCATTTTTACAGCGTGGGGCATACGGAACAGTGGAAATGCAATTCACGTTAGAAAATATATCGCGTGTGTTTGATCCTTTGTATATGAATACACTATGGGAAACAGTGAAAATTGCAGTTATTACGACGGTACTTTGTTTACTTATTGGTTACCCATTTGCATATACCATTACAATCGTTGATCGCAAATATCGCTCTATTCTTTTATTATTGGCAACGATTCCGTTTTGGATTAACTTCCTTGTGCGCTCGTATGCAT
Coding sequences within it:
- the potA gene encoding spermidine/putrescine ABC transporter ATP-binding protein PotA; its protein translation is MKKIIKVEAVEKHFGGQVIIPPLSLDIKEGEFLTILGPSGCGKTTLLRMIAGFETPTKGNLLLDEERINDLPPYKRHMNLVFQHYALFPHMTVEKNICFGMKMQKVSVAEQTERAEEAMRLTQLLEFRNRKPAKLSGGQQQRVAIARAIVNNPRVLLLDEPLGALDFKLRKDLQRELKNLQRNLGITFIYVTHDQEEAMSMSDRIVVMNKGHIEQIGTPKEIYNEPKTLFVATFIGENNIIKNGENYVAVRPENVKVRSVEQPILKEYHLGHIEDIEFVGNMEKLYVRDEKTSELLMAYQTAEEAAQWSIGDNVYVGWEQEDEVTLN